In Hydractinia symbiolongicarpus strain clone_291-10 chromosome 15, HSymV2.1, whole genome shotgun sequence, one DNA window encodes the following:
- the LOC130629167 gene encoding aquaporin AQPAn.G-like, with translation MSCVINFSGELCLQNFFATTMFVFLVTSVVDASDGITQVALAIGLGASVLVQIVGPISGAHFNPAVTIGVFLNQGCSFWKLLFTFLRNLLEIMYTGCGINPARAFGPAVVFNFWVKYHWIYWLGPYIGSILSGLLYRFVFGVEDTNPTIQVQETNQYVNVAE, from the exons ATGAGCTGCGTAATAAATTTTTCTGGAGAGCTGtgtttgcagaatttttttGCTACAACCATGTTTGTGTTCCTGGTCACATCGGTGGTCGATGCCAGTGACGGGATCACACAAGTAGCATTAGCAATCGGCCTTGGTGCATCTGTATTGGTGCAAATAGTTGGACCAATCAGTGGAGCACATTTTAATCCAGCCGTTACCATTGGTGTGTTTCTTAATCAGGGCTGCAGTTTCTGGAAATTGTTGTTTACATTCCTGCGCAATTTATTGGAG ATAATGTATACCGGTTGTGGTATTAACCCTGCAAGAGCTTTTGGACCTGCTGTGGTATTTAATTTCTGGGTGAAATATCATTGG ATTTACTGGCTTGGACCTTATATTGGAAGTATCTTATCTGGATTGTTGTACCGGTTCGTCTTTGGCGTGGAAGACACAAACCCGACGATCCAAGTGCAGGAAACTAATCAGTACGTTAATGTagcagaatga
- the LOC130628768 gene encoding aquaporin-1-like isoform X1, with translation MADELGNKFFWRAVFAEFFATTMFVFLVTSVVDASARYGGLTQVALAIGLGASVLVQIVGPISGAHFNPAVTIGVFLNRGCSFWKLLFYIPAQFIGGIVGAAISYGLTPKDVRNFGKLGNLVKLEELSLAQGLFIEVFLTMLLVLTVLASTSSDNKRKEVGYANGLAIGVSITVAHLVGIMYTGCGINPARAFGPAVVFNFWVKYHWIYWFGPYIGGILSGLLYRFVFGVEDTNPSIQVQETNQYVNVAE, from the exons ATGGCGGATGAGTTGGGTAATAAATTTTTCTGGAGAGCTGTGTTTGCAGAATTTTTTGCTACAACCATGTTTGTCTTCCTGGTCACATCGGTGGTCGATGCCAGTGCCCGCTATGGAGGGCTCACACAAGTAGCATTAGCAATCGGCCTTGGTGCATCTGTATTGGTGCAAATAGTTGGACCAATCAGTGGAGCACATTTTAATCCAGCCGTTACCATTGGTGTGTTTCTTAATCGGGGCTGCAGTTTCTGGAAATTGTTGTTTTACATTCCTGCGCAATTTATTGGAG GTATTGTTGGTGCAGCAATATCGTATGGATTAACTCCAAAAGACGTTAGAAATTTTGGAAAACTTGGCAACCTGGTAAAGTTAGAAGAACTAAGTCTGGCCCAAGGGTTGTTTATTGAGGTATTCCTCACAATGTTGTTGGTGCTCACCGTGCTGGCTTCCACATCATCagataacaaaagaaaagaagtgGGCTACGCAAATGGTTTAGCCATTGGGGTTTCGATCACTGTCGCTCATTTAGTTGGG ATAATGTATACCGGTTGTGGTATTAACCCTGCAAGAGCTTTTGGACCTGCTGTGGTATTTAATTTTTGGGTGAAATATCATTGG ATTTACTGGTTTGGACCTTATATTGGAGGTATCTTATCTGGATTGTTGTACCGGTTCGTTTTTGGTGTGGAAGACACAAACCCGTCGATCCAAGTGCAGGAAACTAATCAGTACGTTAATGTagcagaatga
- the LOC130628768 gene encoding aquaporin-1-like isoform X2 produces the protein MADELGNKFFWRAVFAEFFATTMFVFLVTSVVDASARYGGLTQVALAIGLGASVLVQIVGPISGAHFNPAVTIGVFLNRGCSFWKLLFYIPAQFIGGIVGAAISYGLTPKDVRNFGKLGNLVKLEELSLAQGLFIEVFLTMLLVLTVLASTSSDNKRKEVGYANGLAIGVSITVAHLVGIYWFGPYIGGILSGLLYRFVFGVEDTNPSIQVQETNQYVNVAE, from the exons ATGGCGGATGAGTTGGGTAATAAATTTTTCTGGAGAGCTGTGTTTGCAGAATTTTTTGCTACAACCATGTTTGTCTTCCTGGTCACATCGGTGGTCGATGCCAGTGCCCGCTATGGAGGGCTCACACAAGTAGCATTAGCAATCGGCCTTGGTGCATCTGTATTGGTGCAAATAGTTGGACCAATCAGTGGAGCACATTTTAATCCAGCCGTTACCATTGGTGTGTTTCTTAATCGGGGCTGCAGTTTCTGGAAATTGTTGTTTTACATTCCTGCGCAATTTATTGGAG GTATTGTTGGTGCAGCAATATCGTATGGATTAACTCCAAAAGACGTTAGAAATTTTGGAAAACTTGGCAACCTGGTAAAGTTAGAAGAACTAAGTCTGGCCCAAGGGTTGTTTATTGAGGTATTCCTCACAATGTTGTTGGTGCTCACCGTGCTGGCTTCCACATCATCagataacaaaagaaaagaagtgGGCTACGCAAATGGTTTAGCCATTGGGGTTTCGATCACTGTCGCTCATTTAGTTGGG ATTTACTGGTTTGGACCTTATATTGGAGGTATCTTATCTGGATTGTTGTACCGGTTCGTTTTTGGTGTGGAAGACACAAACCCGTCGATCCAAGTGCAGGAAACTAATCAGTACGTTAATGTagcagaatga